A segment of the Pelecanus crispus isolate bPelCri1 chromosome Z, bPelCri1.pri, whole genome shotgun sequence genome:
CCATTACAAAAACATAGATTAATAATTTTGCTTGCTGTTAGCCTAAGTTAATATTCATCTTAGTAGTGAAACTCCGATTTCATGTAAACAAATTATCCTGAGTTTCAGAATGTCAAAGAAGCATGAAAAAGATTGAGGAAATAGCtacataatttgttttctctttttgagaAATTATCTCTGCTCATACTTTAATACAGTTTTTCCTGAGAGTAAAACACACAGTTAGCAAGTGACGTGTTTACTTCTGATAAAAGCTGTTTATTCCAGAATTTGAGGCAGAGATGGTGAGTTTACTGCCTaaagaacagcaaataaaagtgtcttatttttcaaagaagttGGCTGTCGATTCCTGACTTCAAATTGAGCTGTGCCtccttaaatatatttgaaaattatgaCCATATTTATACAAATTTGTAACTACCaattaacttatttttgttGATTACAGTGAGTTTGGTCAGTACCAGACATTTTTACTACAggtgaaagttatttttcagactCTAAGTAGAGAGTGGAACTTCAATATTTCAttctaaacaagaaaaatatactaCAGCAACAATGGGTATTTTCAAGAGATACATACAATATGAAAAAATTTGCTTTAGAAAGTActgatttaagaaaatgaattatattttgattttataaaaGCTCATAATGTTATCAAAATTTTAATGATTCATTTCTGTTAAAACCAGTATTACAACCACATTTCAAATATTAAGCTTTAATACCATCTTCCTATTTTTCTATGAAGAACTTGCTCTGAgatcttctgattttctccagGTCTTCATAAGTGAGTGGTCCTTTTGGCAATTCTAGCAAAGTGCTCTGTGTGTCCAATATGTTCTCTGcttcaccttaaaaaaataaagaaattaaataaatttcctCACCCTTACTGTGAgaaagtaagtaaaaaaaaaaaaaaaaacaaaaaaccccaaaaacctaAGAAACTGATTAAGCTATTCTTGTTTGGGCCAGAACAACAAAATACAAGGTCACAGCTATGTATTTTACAAACAAGCTGATGCCAATGTAGCATAAAAGTAATCTTCAAGGAATTTTGGACTGGTGGGGTAACTGCACACAGAAGTGTTTTGTCTGAACTGAGTATCTGCCTCAGGCTGCATTTGTTTGAAAGACCTTCGGCCAAAACAATCAATTGTGCTGATGTTGTTGCTGTTCCTGTTAGCCCCTTTCTCCTAAAAACTACACTGCATTATAGCAATGTTTTGGTTACAGATTTATTACACACATGCTTTGGAATGAAGGCATGAGATACAGCAAGGACTTAGCATCACCACGTACATTGTACCAGCCCCATACTGTATTTGACCAATTAGAAGTCTGAGGGTGGATGAGACATACACATAAAAGCATACATAAGCTTTAACAAGTAAATTCCCTGTACACAGTATCCTAGACATGCAATATTTGgatacaatttttcttcttgtttcagGCCTAGGCTAAAAGATGGGCTACAGGCAGAAAGTGGGTAGCACAGGACTTGAAGAAGCATTGGTCAAAGCACACTGCTCACAAAAAGGTTTGCTAAGACAGTTACCTAAACATGCAGTCTTAACAGCATAGCGGGGAAAAGTTGTAGGCTGCAGAATGCTCTGGGCAAGGCTGGAATGAAAACATCTAGGACACAGAATCCAAAAAACAAAAGATACAGACTGAACATCATACGTAAGTTGTGGTGGTCCAATTGTGATATAAGAAAGGATGAAGATTAGGCAAagaatgtgtttgttttggctGGTGCCATTTGGTACAATGCCAACAGTCTTGTTTACCTACGCCTTAACTCTTAGCTTGATGATCATTAAGGCAGTGATTTGAAGCTGTATTTATGTGCAATAAACCTGACTGAATATTGTAATGCAGTCAAGATTGTGGTCATTCTTTAAAACAGGTCTGAATGCTGGAATCTCTAACTGCAATTTTGGTAGTGTTACAGTGCTTGGGATCGCCACACATCAGTAATATGCAACAGGATGACACTGGTTACCACTCCCAGTGATTGGTAATAACACAATGTCAGTCAGTTGCATTTAGCATCAGATTATAGAATAGCAAGAGGTCTTAGGTGACAGAGAGATGTTATAGATAGTCAAATCAGATGTTAGAGATAGTCAAAGCTCTATGCCTATGACTGTCACTCACATGCAGATTGCCCAGTCACCATCCCTCTCACATGGCTCAGGATACAAGCAGTGAGACACCTAAATCTTCAAAAACGTAACCAGAGTTTCATTGCTTAGTGGAGAAATTCTGTGCAGTTGGAGGCTGGCTATATAATCCCTCCCCTCCTCTAACAATTTGAAAAACACCAGCAATATGTACCTGgactgggaggaaaagcagaacagcaagGCCAAGAACACACATAGCAGGCCCATGACTGATTCTCAGTGTCCTCAGCCATTCAGAAAAGCTAGTGCACCTGAGGGCTGTTCTGTAACTCTGCCATCCCCAAAAGATTCACTTCTGATGCATGGCCCTGGCATACTTACAGCTTTTCAGCAGCGCAAGCAGAACTCAAACCAGGTATTTCCCCCTatgtcctctttttttcctttaattaacCCAAGCTataaagcaggggaaaaaacctccaaTTTCAATGTGGGAGAACAAGCAAGTAATGAGAAAATGTTTGGACAAGTAGGCTAgagccagaagaaaaaattaactgtaaGCAAGATCAGAGACAAAATGCCTGGTGAAAGAGTAATAGAGAAACCTTCCAGGGGTATAAACTGATTCCAAAGAACGAAGGACAGCAGATGCAGGGCTATTTGATCAAGGTGGTTCAGATACAAGGAAGATTGTGCAAGCATGAAAATAATTGCAGATTAACTTAGGAGGGGGAATTCAAGGCTGAAGATAGGCATACCCTGGAGGAAAGGCACTAGTTAAAGAGGAAACAATAAAGGGAATGGTGATGCATTCATTATTGCACCACAGAGATGAAGCATGGCATGCACCAACAGAACACATGGGCAAGCAGAGAAGTGGTTGAGAAAGTAATACAGGAGTGGACACAGGGATCTGCTGAGTAATAAGAACAAGCATGGTGGCTGCAGGTCAGTTGTGTCATAAAACCCTCTCTTCAACTCCttaattttaatctgaaaataaaaatgaactcCTGAACCTGATTTCCACATAATTATGAACCTTCTTCTGATTTCCAGGCCAGATTTGTTCAGGCTAGTCCACTTCCTTTTATTCTAGTGCTGATATTAGTCATTAGTATAATTTCCTTCTCTTACTTTCCTTTATCCCATCCTTTAAGTAGGATCTGTAGACCCAAATCTCTCATGTCTTTTTACAAGGCTAAACAAACGaatcactttgttttctctcacaAGGCAGCTCAGCATTCCCGGATAATTTTAGAAGTGATCCAAATTATGTATACATTTTCAAGGAAGGTATTACTGGTTTTTTGCATCAATACCTTCCTATCTCTACTCTCTATCTGTACTAAGGTTGTGGAAcacccatccctggagatatagtcaaaagccatctggacattTTCCCGGGCAATTGGCTCTAGGTGATCCTACTTGAGCAGAGGGGCTGGACCAGACAAcatccagaggtccctgccaacctcaaccatGCTGTGATATTAAGAAACCTCACTTGATGTTTCTAGACTTCGCCTGACTCTCAAAATTTCATCACACTACTGGATTATACTTGTTCTGTGATCACGTACTACATTTaggtttttccccttttctatCATTTCCAGCTGGTAAGCTCTGATGGTAGAAATCCCTATTAGTCTCCAGCTTCTCACTGACCTTTTTATCAAATTTAATCCTATTTTATTATCTCAGTTCTTCAGGTCATCGGGTCTTCTTCTATTAcagtttatttcttctctgttgatGACACCAATCAAGTTTGTCATCCAGAGATTTGATTGGTATAACCTACTCataatttcaaatacaaaacaaaagcagatccAGACCAAATCTTGAGGAATATTGCTAATAACTCTGCTAAAGCCTAGTCTTCCTCCTTAAGCACAAAcctttgcattttctctttactCCAGTGCTTACCTGTCTACTAATTTCCATGTGCTTCATGCTAACTTAATCTTCATGTGATACCACACTAAATGCTTTCATGAGTTTACAGTAGATCTACcacatttcttttggaaaagagaaattattttcctggaaaagacAGAGTTAGTTTggcatatttaattttatctaATTGTGCATTTGGCTCCATAGCGTCTTTTCTCCAAAACCTTTTCACAAGCCTTGCATACTGCTGAAGTTGCCCTAGTGGATCTGAAGTTATGAAGATGACTTTTCCTATTTGAAAAGCAATACAATACCACATTGCCCCTCTTCAATCTATACAGGACCACATGGTCCTCAGTAAATGCATTACATACTCATGCGATGGGGTTTGCATTATATGCTCGCTCTTTCAAaattctgaatgaaaataacctcatttaaaaaaaaaattaacaaatccTAAATTCCAAGAGTTCCTTCTGCATTGGATGTACTAATTTCCTTTTCAACACTCTGATTTCCAAGAGCCTTCCAGTATTTTCTCCCCATGCTTAGCTGCCTCTTCATATTAAAAtccaaaaaaatgtatttagtgAGGTTTAGGAAACATTCGCAGATATACATTGCTGCATCACCTAAATATATATCCTGCTGCATACAGGTGCAAATATCTCAGAGTTTGGCTAATTAATCTATCGTTATTTTCAACGAAGTACACAGAGTTAGAAAACCTAGCTCTTAGATCTGGAGGCTAAGACCAAGagctgaaacaattttttattttgtttcagtatgCTTGTGTCAGTAGCAGAGAGGAAAATCAAGCTAGTTAACAAAGACGATTTGTGAAGGTGACAAGCCATGGCCCAATGCTGTCTTCACTTACAGTAAACACTCTCTTAGCATGTCTCCTTTACTAGGAATCAGAGCTAACATGAAAGCACCTCCATAATTCTCAACACCACTGCTTAATCAGATCCGCCACTGGCAACTATGAGGCAAGACCCAACATTCTGGGACtcacctttcctttttccatctcagGAGGGCACTGTGGCAAGATGATCAGCTGAGGACTGTGTTTGGTCATGACAGGGCATGATTCCTGTCTGTATCCCTTTATCCATTCTTACCATCCCTACCCCTTGCCAAAACAGCAGTATCAATGTGGAATATGGAAGGAAATCACTAGATCTGTCACTTCTCCCAAATATGCAATGCTTACTTCAGCTGTATTTATAGCCTTAGAATTCACATTTTTTGAAACAAGAGAGAAGACATTAACAGTCTTAACTGGAGGGAAAGGCTGTAAAAGTAGAGTGAGTACTCTTGACTGGGAAAGTATCCAATtgtaacagagaagaaaagaaatgagagtgTTAGATTtttgtccagaaaaaaagagagaatctATTGCAAGTTTTCTGCCAGCCATTCTAAAAACATGAGGTTATCTGAAATATTAAGCTTGGTTCTGTGTGTGAACCAGACAGACTTATATAGACATACCTTTTATCCTTTGCAACAGTGTCCCATAGCCCATATCATATTGATAGGCAAGTATAAAGCTTAAGGGAACTATTGGCAGTAAAACTCCCGGgttcttcttttttattgctctgtttaaaaaaaaatgaaaaaaggaggaaaaaataagattatttaGGACATTCAGCACATCAGCACTGTTAGCTTAGGTTGACCTTGACTGTCTAGGACTTGCGTATCCTTCTACACTCTCTAATCAAAGAAGTCATCTTAATTTCCTCAGAAGCATTCGTCTTCTGGTTGCCTTCTTGCTCAACTGTCAACCTAagggtattaaaaaaatgcttcaagTGACTTTTGAATATATCCAACAAAAACAGGATTACCTAACTTGTGTAGCATGCATGTGCACATGCATATATCCATCCAGCCACATGCAACATGTAGCAATCAAGATATTACGTTCAGTTCCAAATGCACCTGAGCCCACAGAGAACACATAATCCATAAGGTGCATTTAATCAGTACTATGTACATAAACCCACAAATATTTCCAATATTCCCTCTAATCATGTTATAGCACAAGAAAAACATGTTACCAAACAAAAGTCCTATAAAGGCAAGTTCTTCCCCGTGCAAGACAGCCTTATTagccaggtttttttccacttgtgtGAGTTTCTTGACTCAAATTTTAAGTGAACAGA
Coding sequences within it:
- the PLGRKT gene encoding plasminogen receptor (KT), which produces MGFVFSKPMNDSLKAQQEFMLMNSRLQLERQLLMQNQMRERQTAMQIAWTREFLKYFGTFFGLAAVGLTAGAIKKKNPGVLLPIVPLSFILAYQYDMGYGTLLQRIKGEAENILDTQSTLLELPKGPLTYEDLEKIRRSQSKFFIEK